Proteins encoded within one genomic window of Panicum virgatum strain AP13 chromosome 1N, P.virgatum_v5, whole genome shotgun sequence:
- the LOC120654297 gene encoding uncharacterized protein LOC120654297, translating into MSLNTVSGYQKSIEPLNGTNYPSWYKDVKVAIAVCKYDLALRQDKPAEPTDPNGDRTAIEKWERSDRMANVIIKNMISPAIYGAIPDKDQDGNELSAKAYLAKVEENFKSSSKIYASTLIMKMLTSQYDGQSGNQGTQYEHV; encoded by the exons ATGAGCT tgaacacTGTGTCGGGCTACCAGAAGTCCATTGAGCCCCTTAATGGCACCAACTACCCAAGCTGGTATAAAGATGTTAAGGTTGCCATTGCTGTGTGCAAGTATGATCTCGCCTTACGTCAAGACAAGCCAGCAGAGCCCACTGATCCCAATGGTGATCGTACTGCCATTGAGAAGTGGGAGAGATCTGACAGGATGGCCAACGTGATCATTAAGAACATGATCTCTCCGGCCATCTATGGTGCTATTCCTGATAAGGACCAGGATGGTAATGAGCTGAGCGCCAAGGCATACCTTGCCAAGGTGGAAGAGAACTTTAAGAGTTCTTCCAAGATTTATGCTAGCACCTTGATCATGAAGATGCTGACTTCACAGTATGATGGGCAAAGTGGAAATCAGGGAACACAGTATGagcatgtgtga
- the LOC120654299 gene encoding uncharacterized mitochondrial protein AtMg00810-like produces MFIAKLGFISARSDASKFVLRQGNELAYLLLYVDDMVLTGSSTMLLECIIGRFRAEFAVRDMGPLRYFLGISVTRTAHGFALSQQQYTEDILERAGMANCKPISTPVDVKGKLPAAEGEPVSDPSSYRSLTGVLQYLTVTRPDLAYAVQQICLHMHDPCAGHLAFLKCVLRYVRGTTGLGLHLRASPHLDISAYSDADWAGCPDMRRSTSGYCVYLGDSLLSWSSKRQPTVSRSSAEAEYRAVANATAECIWLRQLLGELHCTVDKASVAYCDNILAVYMSANPVHHKRTKRIELDIHFVREKVALGELRVLHVPTTQQFADMMTKELPTVPSATFEDFRSSLCVTATTHETGGC; encoded by the coding sequence ATGTTCATCGCCAAGCTCGGCTTCATCTCTGCCCGCTCCGATGCCTCCAAGTTCGTTTTACGGCAAGGCAACGAGCTCGCATATCTCCTCCTCTACGTCGACGACATGGTGCTCACCGGCTCCTCCACGATGCTACTGGAGTGCATCATCGGCCGGTTTCGTGCCGAATTCGCCGTCCGCGACATGGGACCTCTCCGCTACTTCCTCGGCATCAGTGTCACGCGCACCGCCCATGGATTCGCCCTCTCGCAGCAGCAGTACACCGAGGACATCCTCGAGCGTGCTGGGATGGCCAACTGCAAGCCGATCTCGACGCCGGTGGATGTCAAAGGCAAGCTCCCCGCTGCGGAGGGTGAACCGGTCAGCGATCCATCCTCCTACCGGAGTCTCACCGGCGTGTTGCAGTACTTAACTGTTACGCGGCCGGACCTCGCCTACGCCGTACAACAGATATGCTTACACATGCATGATCCATGCGCGGGTCACTTGGCGTTCCTGAAGTGTGTTCTTCGGTACGTCCGCGGCACCACCGGCCTCGGCCTCCATCTCCGTGCCTCGCCGCATCTCGACATCTCTGCCTACTCCGACGCCGACTGGGCCGGGTGCCCGGACATGAGACGGTCTACCTCCGGCTACTGCGTCTACCTCGGCGACTCCTTGCTGTCGTGGTCGTCGAAGAGGCAGCCGACGGTCTCGCGCTCCAGCGCGGAAGCGGAGTACCGTGCCGTGGCGAATGCGACGGCCGAGTGCATCTGGCTGCGGCAGCTGCTCGGCGAGCTTCACTGCACCGTCGACAAGGCGTCCGTGGCCTACTGCGACAACATCTTGGCAGTGTACATGTCCGCGAACCCGGTCCATCACAAGCGCACGAAGCGCATCGAGCTCGACATTCATTTTGTTCGAGAGAAGGTCGCGCTCGGTGAGCTCCGTGTCCTTCATGTTCCGACCACGCAGCAGTTCGCGGACATGATGACGAAGGAACTTCCTACAGTTCCTTCGGCAACATTCGAAGACTTTCGATCCAGTCTATGTGTCACGGCGACTACACATGAGACTGGGGGGTGTTGA
- the LOC120654561 gene encoding beta-glucosidase BoGH3B-like, producing the protein MGVPGGGTGSSRGRVVAAAASLVLLIQLSSCCASPAAAAATGGGGEQQGAKYKDPRQPLNARVEDLLRRMTLAEKIGQMSQIDQENATAGVISNYFIGSVLRGGGSVPAADAPPEAWVEMVETIQSAAVSTRLGIPAMFGIDAIHGHGYVYKATVFPHNVGLGYTRDPELAKKIGAAVALEVRATGIPFIFAPCLAVCRDPRWGRCYESFSEDSKLVQQMTSIISGFQGEIPASSRLGAPFIAGQRNVAACAKHYVGDGGTTRGINENNTVATFHQLLGIHMPPYYSAVIQGVSTIMVSYSSWNGVKMHANRFLVTDFLKNKLRFRGFVISDWLGLDRITSPEHADYPLSVKLGILAGIDMVMIPYQYKEFRDDLTLLVQNGTIPMSRIDDAVRRILRVKFTLGLFENPYADTSLAGELGKQEHHDLAREAVRKSLVLLKNGKPGDEPLLPLPKKTHGSILVAGSHADDLGRQCGGWTIKWQGLTGNNLTAGTTILDGIKRAVGPAGTDVVYSESPDAGFIQRNKARFDYAVVVVGEHPYAETAGDNLNLTIPAPGPGVIRNVCGGIRCVVVLVSGRPLVVEPYIDAIDALVAAWLPGTEGQGVADVLFGDYGFTGKLSRTWFRTVEQLPMNVGDAHYDPLFPFGFGLETQPLKA; encoded by the exons ATGGGGGTccctggaggcggcactggcagCAGCCGCGGCAGGGTGGTCGCCGCTGCTGCCTCGCTCGTGTTGCTTATTCAGCTCAGCTCTTGCTGCgcttctccggcggcggccgcggcgaccgGAGGCGGAGGGGAGCAGCAGGGTGCCAAGTACAAGGACCCGAGGCAGCCGCTGAACGCGCGGGTCGAGGACCTGCTGCGGCGGATGACGCTTGCCGAGAAGATCGGGCAGATGTCGCAGATCGACCAGGAGAACGCCACCGCCGGCGTCATCAGCAACTACTTCATAG GGAGCGTGctgaggggcggcggcagcgtgccGGCGGCGGACGCCCCGCCGGAGGCGTGGGTGGAGATGGTGGAGACGATACAGAGCGCGGCGGTGTCGACGCGCCTGGGGATCCCCGCCATGTTCGGCATCGACGCCATCCACGGCCACGGCTACGTCTACAAGGCCACCGTCTTTCCGCACAACGTCGGCCTCGGTTACACCAG AGACCCCGAGCTGGCAAAGAAGATTGGAGCAGCAGTTGCACTTGAGGTCAGGGCCACCGGAATCCCCTTCATATTCGCTCCATGCCTGGCG gtGTGCAGAGATCCGAGGTGGGGACGGTGCTATGAGAGTTTCAGCGAGGACTCCAAGCTGGTGCAGCAGATGACCTCCATCATCTCAGGCTTCCAAGGAGAAATCCCAGCGAGCAGCCGGCTAGGCGCCCCGTTCATCGCCGGCCAGCGCAACGTGGCTGCGTGCGCGAAGCACTACGTCGGCGACGGTGGCACCACCAGGGGGATCAACGAGAACAACACGGTGGCCACCTTCCACCAGCTGCTTGGCATCCACATGCCGCCCTACTACAGCGCCGTCATCCAGGGCGTCTCCACCATCATGGTCTCGTACTCGAGCTGGAACGGGGTCAAGATGCACGCCAACCGCTTCCTTGTCACCGACTTCCTCAAGAACAAGCTCCGATTTAGG GGTTTTGTGATCTCCGAttggctaggacttgataggaTCACAAGCCCAGAGCATGCTGACTACCCTCTGTCCGTGAAGCTGGGCATTCTTGCTGGCATTGACATG GTCATGATTCCATACCAGTACAAGGAGTTCAGGGACGACCTCACCTTGCTGGTGCAGAACGGGACCATCCCGATGAGCCGGATCGACGACGCCGTCCGCCGGATCCTCCGCGTCAAGTTCACCTTGGGCCTCTTCGAGAATCCCTACGCCGACACcagcctcgccggcgagctcgggaagCAGGAGCACCACGACCTGGCGCGGGAGGCCGTGCGCAAGTCCCTCGTCCTGCTCAAGAACGGCAAGCCCGGCGACGAGCCGCTCCTGCCGTTGCCCAAGAAGACCCACGGCAGCATCCTCGTCGCCGGCAGCCACGCCGACGACCTCGGCCGCCAGTGCGGCGGCTGGACCATCAAGTGGCAGGGCCTCACGGGGAACAACCTCACCGCCGGGACCACCATCCTCGACGGCATCAAGCGCGCCGTAGGGCCCGCGGGCACCGACGTCGTCTACTCCGAGAGCCCCGACGCCGGCTTCATCCAGCGGAACAAGGCTCGGTTCGActacgccgtcgtcgtcgtgggcGAGCATCCCTACGCCGAGACGGCAGGCGACAACCTGAACCTGACTATCCCGGCGCCCGGGCCCGGCGTCATCCGGAACGTGTGCGGCGGCATCAGGTGCGTCGTGGTGCTCGTGTCCGGGCGGCCGCTGGTGGTGGAGCCGTACATCGACGCCATCGACGCGCTGGTGGCGGCGTGGCTGCCGGGGACGGAGGGGCAGGGCGTCGCCGACGTGCTGTTCGGCGACTACGGGTTCACCGGGAAGCTGTCGAGGACGTGGTTCCGGACGGTGGAGCAGCTGCCGATGAACGTCGGCGACGCGCACTACGACCCCCTGTTCCCgttcgggttcgggctcgagACGCAGCCGCTGAAAGCGTAA
- the LOC120654562 gene encoding metal transporter NRAT1-like, which translates to MERAGEMGDIGREALHEGVLQSGSDIGEHKDKTVDCEKDEQFQPKWRKFLAHVGPGALVAIGFLDPSNLETDMQAGADFKYELLWVVLVGMIFALFIQTLAANLGVKTGKHLAELCREEYPRFVNICLWIIAELAVISDDIPEVLGTAFAFNILLKIPVWAGVILTVFSTLLLLGVQRFGARKLEFIIAAFMFTMAACFFGELSYLRPSAKEVVKGMFVPSLQGKEAAANAIALFGAIITPYNLFLHSALVLSRKTPRSVKSIRAACRYFLIECSLAFIVAFLINVSVVVVAGSICNANNLSPVDANTCSDLTLQSTPMLLRNILGRSSSVVYAVALLASGQSTTISCTFAGQVIMQGFLDMKMKNWVRNLITRVIAIGPSLIVSIVSGPKGAGKLIIISSMVLSFEMPFALIPLLKFCNSSKKVGPLKESIYTVVIAWILSFALIVVNTYFLVWTYVDWLVHNHLPKYANALISIVVSAFTAAYLVFVVYLTVRRDRVSTYVPVSERAQGQVESGGAQAVASAADADQPAPFRKDLADAST; encoded by the exons ATGGAGCGGGCGGGTGAGATGGGAGATATTGGACGAGAAGCTCTCCATGAAGGTGTGCTTCAGAGTGGCAGTGACATTGGAGAACACAAAGACAAAACTGTTGATTGCGAAAAAGATGAGCAATTCCAG CCAAAATGGAGGAAGTTCTTGGCTCATGTTGGACCTGGAGCTCTTGTGGCCATTGGCTTCCTGGATCCTAGCAACT TGGAAACTGATATGCAAGCTGGGGCTGACTTCAAATATGAG CTCCTTTGGGTGGTCTTAGTTGGAATGATCTTTGCACTTTTCATCCAAACACTAGCTGCCAACCTTGGAGTGAAGACAG GGAAGCATCTTGCTGAACTCTGCAGGGAAGAGTACCCACGTTTCGTCAACATTTGCTTGTGGATCATCGCCGAGCTTGCAGTGATATCTGATGATATCCCTGAAG TGTTGGGCACAGCCTTTGCATTCAATATACTGCTCAAGATTCCAGTGTGGGCTGGAGTTATCCTCACAGTATTCAGCACCCTCTTGCTCCTTGGGGTGCAGAGATTTGGG GCCCGCAAACTGGAGTTCATTATAGCTGCTTTCATGTTTACCATGGCGGCTTGCTTCTTCGGAGAATTGAGCTACCTGAGGCCATCAGCAAAAGAGGTCGTCAAGGGCATGTTTGTTCCCTCGCTCCAGGGAAAGGAAGCTGCTGCTAACGCAATTGCGCTCTTTGGCGCTATCATCACACC GTACAACTTGTTCTTGCACTCTGCCCTCGTCCTCTCAAGAAAGACCCCACGTTCAGTTAAAAGCATCAGA GCTGCTTGCAGATACTTCCTTATCGAGTGTAGCCTCGCGTTCATAGTGGCATTCCTCATCAATGTTTCGGTGGTGGTTGTCGCGGGAAGCATCTGCAATGCAAACAATCTTTCACCAGTGGATGCAAATACGTGCAGTGACCTTACTCTGCAGTCCACACCTATGTTGCTCAGG AATATTTTGGGGAGATCAAGCTCAGTGGTGTATGCTGTTGCACTGCTAGCTTCTGGGCAGAGCACAACGATTAGCTGCACATTCGCAGGGCAGGTTATCATGCAG GGGTTTCTGGACATGAAGATGAAGAACTGGGTACGGAACCTCATCACACGAGTCATCGCCATTGGTCCGAGCCTCATTGTATCCATTGTCAGCGGTCCAAAAGGTGCTGGAAAGCTGATCATCATCTCATCG ATGGTGCTGTCGTTTGAGATGCCGTTCGCACTCATCCCTCTCCTCAAATTCTGCAACAGCAGCAAGAAAGTCGGGCCTCTCAAGGAATCCATCTAC ACGGTGGTGATTGCGTGGATCCTGAGCTTCGCGCTCATCGTGGTCAACACCTACTTCCTGGTGTGGACCTACGTGGATTGGCTGGTGCACAACCACCTCCCCAAGTACGCCAACGCGCTCATCTCCATCGTCGTCTCCGCGTTCACGGCCGCCTACCTGGTCTTCGTCGTCTACCTGACGGTCAGGAGGGACAGGGTGTCCACGTACGTGCCGGTGTCGGAGCGGGCGCAGGGGCAGGTGGAGTCTGGCGGGGCGCAGGCCGTGGcgtccgccgccgacgccgaccagCCGGCGCCGTTCAGGAAGGACCTGGCTGATGCTTCCACGTAG